In Brachyhypopomus gauderio isolate BG-103 chromosome 11, BGAUD_0.2, whole genome shotgun sequence, a single genomic region encodes these proteins:
- the tcp11l1 gene encoding T-complex protein 11-like protein 1: MPKESHEPSKEEDKKIDDKGPEDSTGQSGSSEEMLRKRIRKNTPSPHRLTPQSSPPKFVSVEELMETAKGVTNMALAHEIVVNGSFQVKAPEPAEGSLEKRVKEIMHKVFWDSLESQLNDDPPVYDHAIKLVGEIKETLLSFLMPGQVRLRAQIEEALDLSLIHQQAENGALDISKVAQFIINMMGAFCAPCRDEDVRKLRDIPDVVPLFRAIFAVLDKMKIDMANFAVSSLRPHLLQQSVEYERNKFQEFLDKQPNALDFTQKWLQETADAMLREPAEGAAGASGSSPQLLLSLHNRAYLRLLSWDHGMDAFPETVMMDRGRFQELQQDLERLTLVASVLLIVYNSAGEAISGLPGLIERLKGTIVVLLADTHTSSFRADEAFTAIGEKLCLELGECLSQHGFSPFHSNRQSALKGQIAAVRSQDNPIRKLIESRIQAYLLGFLESGPHKSGPALPGGLAPIGKELEEIGVRLSRLVNFNKLVYSPFYQKLLQEILQPGSSADT, from the exons ATGCCCAAGGAATCCCATGAGCCATCCAAAGAGGAGGACAAGAAGATCGATGATAAAGGCCCAGAAGATTCTACAGGCCAGTCTGGTTCCTCGGAGGAGATGCTGCGTAAAAGAATCAGAAAGAACACACCTAGCCCTCACAGGCTCACCCCGCAGT CCAGCCCACCCAAGTTTGTGTCTGTGGAAGAGCTAATGGAGACTGCTAAAGGAGTGACTAATATGGCGCTGGCTCATGAGATTGTAGTAAATGGCAGCTTCCAAGTCAAAGCGCCGGAGCCTGCCGAAGGAAG TCTTGAGAAACGGGTTAAGGAGATCATGCACAAGGTGTTCTGGGACTCACTGGAGTCGCAGCTGAATGACGACCCACCAGTCTATGACCATGCCATCAAACTTGTGGGGGAAATTAAAGAG ACCCTGCTGTCATTCCTTATGCCGGGGCAAGTGCGACTGCGGGCCCAGATTGAGGAGGCCCTGGACCTCTCCCTCATCCATCAGCAGGCTGAGAACGGAGCCCTGGACATCAGCAAGGTGGCCCAGTTCATCATCAACATGATGGGGGCCTTCTGCGCACCATGCAGGGACGAAGACGTCCGCAAGCTACGTGACATCCCCGACGTCGTGCCCCTCTTCAG GGctatatttgcagtgttggacAAGATGAAGATAGATATGGCCAACTTTGCTGTTAGCAGTCTTCGTCCTCACCTGCTGCAGCAGTCGGTGGAGTACGAGAGGAACAAGTTTCAGGAGTTCCTCGACAAACAGCCCA ATGCTTTGGACTTCACTCAGAAATGGCTCCAGGAAACTGCAGACGCGATGCTCAGGGAGCCTGCAGAGGGCGCCGCAGGTGCTTCTGGCTCTTCCCCACAGCTGCTGCTCAGCCTGCACAACCGGGCCTATTTACGGCTGCTCAGCTGGGACCATGGCATGGACGCGTTCCCTGAG ACGGTGATGATGGACCGGGGCAGGTTCCAAGAGCTGCAGCAGGACCTGGAGCGGCTGACCCTGGTGGCGTCTGTATTGCTCATCGTGTACAACAGTGCAGGCGAGGCCATCTCTGGCCTGCCAGGCCTCATAGAGCGGCTGAAGGGCACTATCGTCGTCTTGCTGGCCGACACGCACACGTC GTCCTTCAGAGCTGATGAGGCCTTCACAGCCATCGGGGAGAAGCTGTGTTTGGAGCTGGGGGAGTGCCTGTCTCAGCATGGCTTTTCCCCCTTTCACTCAAACAGGCAGAGCGCTCTGAAAGGCCAAATCGCAGCTGTCAGGTCCCAAGATAACCCCATCCGTAAACTCATTG AGTCCCGGATCCAGGCATACCTCCTGGGATTCCTGGAGTCCGGCCCGCACAAGAGCGGCCCGGCCCTGCCGGGAGGCCTGGCGCCCATCGGCAAAGAGCTGGAGGAGATTGGGGTCAGACTGAGCCGCCTGGTGAACTTCAACAAGCTGGTCTACTCCCCGTTTTACCAGAAACTCCTACAGGAGATCCTTCAGCCTGGGAGCAGCGCAGACACTTAG